A window from Corynebacterium urealyticum DSM 7109 encodes these proteins:
- a CDS encoding exodeoxyribonuclease III: MRIATWNINSVRTREDRVRAFLERSDVDVLCLQETKCTDKQFPDFSDTGYEQAHHGLHSFNGVAILSRVGLEDVQTEFGQPGFDKDLNAVQHQEARAIGALCNGVRVWSLYVPNGREIRDPHYSYKLAWLDALASYAKTTGEDGTAEKLVLTGDFNIAPRDEDVWDRSWFEGKTHVTPNERKRLTALEDAGLTQATELIADQYTYWDYQAMRFQKNEGIRIDLQYARGLSPEAGRVDRDERKGKGASDHAPVIIDYTV; this comes from the coding sequence ATGCGTATCGCCACGTGGAACATCAACTCCGTCCGCACCCGCGAAGACCGGGTCCGAGCCTTCCTGGAACGCTCCGACGTGGACGTCCTGTGCCTGCAAGAAACCAAGTGCACGGACAAGCAGTTCCCGGACTTCAGCGACACCGGCTACGAGCAGGCCCACCACGGCCTGCACTCCTTCAACGGGGTCGCCATCCTCTCCCGGGTGGGCCTGGAGGACGTGCAGACCGAATTCGGCCAGCCCGGCTTCGATAAGGACCTCAACGCTGTACAGCACCAGGAGGCCCGCGCCATCGGTGCGCTCTGCAACGGTGTGAGGGTGTGGAGCCTCTACGTGCCCAACGGCCGGGAAATCCGCGACCCGCACTACAGCTACAAGCTGGCCTGGCTGGACGCGTTGGCGTCCTACGCGAAAACCACCGGGGAGGACGGCACCGCGGAGAAGCTGGTGCTGACCGGCGACTTCAACATCGCACCCCGTGACGAGGACGTCTGGGACCGCAGCTGGTTCGAGGGCAAAACCCACGTCACCCCGAACGAGCGCAAGCGGCTGACCGCGCTGGAGGATGCTGGCCTGACCCAGGCCACGGAGCTCATCGCCGACCAGTACACCTACTGGGACTACCAGGCCATGCGCTTCCAGAAGAACGAAGGCATCCGCATCGACCTGCAGTATGCCCGCGGGCTTTCACCCGAGGCCGGGCGCGTGGACCGAGACGAGCGCAAAGGCAAGGGCGCGTCCGACCACGCACCCGTCATCATCGACTACACCGTCTAA
- a CDS encoding glutamate--cysteine ligase translates to MDFPGSEPTVGLEWEVALIDPETLDLVPRAGELLDLMDEVYPGHRVTREFMANTVEMVTTVHGNIPAAVEDLREQLLQLLDCADRIGVLLFSAGTHPFTNWGDQEMSDKKSYQEIIERTQYWGRQMIIWGIHVHVGVGSKEKVWPIINAVMTHYPHVLAMSASSPAWEGLDTGYASNRTLLYQQLPTAGIPYQFASWDEWEEFNRDQDRSGVINHTGSMHFDVRPSKYGTIEVRFADSTMAIWEVAAISAYLHCLVVYFERMYDAGEELPSLQQWHVAENKWRAARYGLKALIITDRETTERMVTDELRRWVEELSPLAEELGCKAELQDVLRLIETGGDYARQRAAARAAGAALEPGVRTRGDAGAEEGFTQPRAWRAAVELTARTLRETARD, encoded by the coding sequence ATGGACTTTCCCGGATCTGAACCCACCGTTGGACTCGAGTGGGAGGTCGCCCTCATCGACCCGGAGACTCTGGACCTGGTCCCCCGGGCTGGCGAGCTGCTCGACCTCATGGATGAGGTCTACCCGGGCCACCGTGTGACCCGCGAGTTTATGGCCAATACCGTGGAGATGGTCACCACCGTTCACGGGAACATCCCCGCTGCCGTGGAGGACCTGCGCGAGCAGCTGCTGCAGCTGCTGGACTGCGCCGATCGCATCGGCGTGCTGTTGTTCTCCGCGGGCACGCACCCGTTCACCAACTGGGGTGACCAGGAGATGAGCGACAAGAAGAGCTATCAGGAGATCATCGAGCGCACCCAGTACTGGGGTCGGCAGATGATCATCTGGGGCATCCACGTGCACGTGGGTGTGGGCTCCAAGGAGAAGGTCTGGCCGATCATCAACGCTGTGATGACGCACTACCCGCACGTGCTGGCGATGTCGGCCTCCTCCCCGGCGTGGGAGGGCCTGGACACCGGCTATGCCTCGAACCGCACCCTGCTCTATCAGCAGCTGCCGACCGCGGGCATTCCTTATCAATTCGCCTCCTGGGACGAGTGGGAGGAGTTCAACCGCGATCAGGACCGTTCCGGCGTGATTAACCACACCGGTTCCATGCATTTCGACGTCCGCCCGTCCAAGTACGGCACCATCGAGGTTCGCTTTGCGGATTCCACGATGGCGATCTGGGAGGTCGCGGCGATCAGCGCGTACCTGCACTGCCTGGTCGTGTACTTCGAGCGGATGTACGACGCAGGCGAGGAGCTGCCGAGCCTGCAGCAGTGGCACGTGGCGGAGAATAAGTGGCGCGCTGCCCGCTATGGTCTGAAAGCGCTGATCATCACCGATCGGGAGACCACGGAGCGGATGGTCACCGACGAGCTGCGCCGGTGGGTGGAGGAGCTCTCCCCGCTGGCTGAGGAGCTGGGCTGCAAGGCTGAGCTGCAGGATGTGCTGCGCCTGATCGAGACGGGCGGGGATTATGCCCGCCAGCGCGCGGCAGCCCGCGCGGCCGGTGCCGCACTGGAGCCGGGGGTGCGCACCCGAGGGGATGCGGGGGCCGAGGAGGGCTTCACCCAGCCGAGGGCGTGGCGCGCGGCGGTGGAGCTGACGGCGCGCACGCTGCGGGAGACCGCCCGGGACTAG
- the cls gene encoding cardiolipin synthase, translated as MWWLEPVQMAVGVVDQLKWYHFLIVGLDYVLKFVALGWVPQKRRPSSAMAWLLAIFLIPFVGILLFVMIGSPVVNRRRHKIQVQANELIRDMSSGEPDVPKGLDVTDEQLSMVQLNRELTAMPAVGGTMQKMYSDYAESIRAIANAIDDAQHYVNVEIYIMAWDETTDPFFQALARAADRGVAVRLMYDHVGSMKYPESHLLGRKLDRLGIEWYAMLPLKPWRWKFRRPDLRNHRKLVIIDGERAFMGSQNMIDASYLNSGNLKLGRQWVDIMGEFTGPIVSIINSVFAVDWYTESGETLNLIDPSVHAERLATAQKDTGAELMQLVPSGPGFTTEPNLRLFVSMAHHAKESLQIVSPYFIPDESLLEAVTTAAYRGVKVSLYVSEESDQMMVGHAQASYYQELMESGVEIYQYPAPAVLHTKCAIADGEVAVMGSSNMDMRSFGLNYEITLMTFEGAVMDSLQEIIDAYREASLHLDLKEWKNRPWYKQYLDNVFRLTSALQ; from the coding sequence ATGTGGTGGCTAGAGCCAGTCCAAATGGCGGTGGGAGTAGTGGACCAGCTGAAGTGGTACCACTTCCTCATCGTCGGGTTGGACTACGTCCTGAAGTTCGTGGCCCTGGGGTGGGTGCCGCAGAAGCGCCGCCCCTCCTCGGCCATGGCCTGGCTGCTGGCTATTTTCCTCATCCCCTTCGTCGGCATTCTGCTGTTCGTCATGATCGGCTCGCCCGTGGTCAACCGGCGCCGCCACAAGATCCAGGTGCAGGCCAACGAGCTGATCCGCGACATGTCCAGCGGGGAGCCGGATGTCCCCAAAGGCCTGGACGTCACCGACGAGCAGCTCTCCATGGTGCAGCTCAACCGCGAGCTCACCGCGATGCCCGCGGTGGGCGGCACCATGCAGAAGATGTACTCCGACTACGCGGAATCCATCCGCGCAATCGCCAACGCCATCGACGACGCCCAGCACTACGTCAACGTCGAGATCTACATCATGGCCTGGGACGAAACCACCGACCCCTTCTTCCAGGCACTGGCCCGAGCCGCCGACCGGGGCGTGGCAGTGCGCCTCATGTATGACCACGTGGGTTCCATGAAATACCCGGAATCGCACCTACTCGGCCGCAAGCTCGACCGGCTGGGCATCGAGTGGTACGCCATGCTGCCGCTGAAGCCCTGGCGCTGGAAGTTCCGCAGGCCTGACCTGCGCAATCACCGCAAGCTCGTCATCATCGATGGGGAGCGCGCCTTCATGGGCTCGCAGAATATGATCGACGCCAGCTACCTCAACTCCGGCAACCTCAAACTCGGCCGGCAGTGGGTGGACATCATGGGCGAATTCACCGGGCCGATCGTGTCGATCATCAACTCTGTCTTCGCCGTCGACTGGTACACCGAATCCGGGGAGACGCTGAACCTCATCGACCCTTCTGTCCACGCGGAACGTCTCGCCACCGCCCAGAAGGACACCGGCGCCGAGCTCATGCAGCTCGTCCCTTCCGGGCCCGGATTCACCACCGAGCCGAACCTGCGGCTGTTCGTCTCCATGGCGCATCACGCCAAGGAGAGCCTGCAGATCGTCAGCCCCTACTTCATTCCCGACGAGTCCCTCCTCGAGGCCGTCACCACCGCGGCCTACCGCGGAGTGAAGGTGTCGCTGTACGTCTCCGAGGAATCCGACCAGATGATGGTCGGGCACGCCCAGGCCTCCTACTACCAGGAACTCATGGAATCCGGCGTGGAGATCTACCAGTACCCCGCCCCAGCCGTGCTGCACACCAAGTGTGCCATCGCCGACGGCGAAGTGGCCGTCATGGGCAGCTCCAACATGGATATGCGCTCCTTCGGGCTGAACTACGAGATCACCCTCATGACCTT
- a CDS encoding peptide deformylase, with protein sequence MTVLPIVIAGDPVLHNPTNKVGEPDLDANGVPTEEFKKFIADMHETMDRAHGVGLAGNQVGVAKRLFVYHCPDIDGPNGEQRTEEEIAAQGGPMRRGTVINPVLETSEIPETMPDEYEDEEGCLSVPGYSFPTGRADWARVTGIDENGEPVTVEGYGFFARCLQHEVGHLDGFLYTDTLIGRNKRAAKKAFKAEGWNVEGNRTWLPGVDKDPFGHDDAGSAEA encoded by the coding sequence ATGACTGTTCTGCCCATCGTCATCGCTGGCGATCCCGTCCTGCACAACCCCACCAACAAGGTCGGGGAACCAGACCTCGACGCCAACGGCGTCCCCACCGAGGAATTCAAGAAGTTCATCGCGGACATGCACGAAACCATGGACCGCGCCCACGGCGTTGGCCTGGCAGGCAACCAGGTGGGGGTCGCCAAGCGGCTCTTCGTCTACCACTGCCCGGACATCGACGGCCCCAACGGCGAGCAGCGCACCGAGGAAGAAATCGCTGCCCAGGGTGGCCCGATGCGCCGCGGCACCGTCATCAACCCGGTGCTGGAAACCAGCGAGATCCCGGAAACCATGCCCGATGAGTACGAGGACGAGGAAGGCTGCCTCTCCGTCCCCGGCTACTCCTTCCCCACCGGCCGCGCCGATTGGGCGCGCGTGACCGGCATCGACGAAAACGGCGAGCCCGTGACCGTCGAAGGCTACGGCTTCTTCGCCCGCTGCCTGCAGCACGAGGTCGGCCACCTGGACGGATTCCTCTACACCGACACCCTCATCGGCCGGAACAAGCGCGCCGCGAAGAAGGCCTTCAAGGCCGAGGGTTGGAACGTCGAAGGCAACCGGACCTGGCTGCCGGGGGTCGATAAGGATCCCTTCGGTCACGACGACGCCGGTTCGGCCGAAGCTTAA
- a CDS encoding LytR C-terminal domain-containing protein: MTDSNRPRHSLDENFDDDRPLNLEPQHGAHEDPVDAEFEDAEYSDYDADGYDADGYESYDDGYAEYEDYGDDYAEHGDYAEYDEYGDEYAEYEDDEDESAAAAQRHHEAGRRRIGGAAVAGAAGVGAAGAGAGAAGATADGAGAGAAAGEPGGQVGAEARSGQGLPLRGLAMVLIAVAIALIAWGAVSFVNGGDSKDGTVQAGQGDEDTSNLSPAEQARLAKEKENAERQAARDKAANDAKAEEAKKAEAEKKAAEEAENAENQGALSDKDREATHVTVLNNSPIEGLAGRTADGLRGEKWDAKTIGNLPGSAYVFRESVVLYPAGDAKAKAAAEQIAKDHGLEARERNREIDDSLRDVQLLDGPAPGAVIVVTVNDMSR, from the coding sequence GTGACTGATTCGAATCGACCACGCCATTCCCTCGACGAGAACTTCGACGACGACCGCCCCCTCAACCTGGAGCCGCAGCACGGCGCCCATGAGGACCCGGTCGACGCCGAGTTCGAGGACGCGGAATACTCCGACTACGACGCCGACGGCTATGACGCGGACGGCTACGAAAGCTACGACGATGGCTATGCCGAGTACGAGGATTACGGCGACGATTACGCCGAGCACGGGGACTACGCCGAGTACGACGAGTATGGCGATGAATACGCAGAGTATGAGGACGACGAGGACGAGTCCGCCGCTGCGGCCCAGCGCCACCACGAGGCGGGGCGCCGCCGCATCGGCGGGGCCGCGGTAGCTGGTGCGGCCGGTGTCGGAGCAGCTGGCGCTGGTGCTGGGGCCGCGGGTGCAACGGCAGATGGGGCTGGCGCCGGTGCCGCCGCTGGCGAGCCCGGTGGCCAGGTTGGTGCGGAGGCCCGCTCCGGCCAGGGTCTGCCGCTGCGCGGCCTGGCCATGGTGCTCATCGCCGTCGCGATCGCACTGATCGCTTGGGGCGCGGTCAGCTTCGTCAACGGCGGCGATTCCAAGGACGGCACCGTCCAGGCCGGCCAGGGGGATGAGGACACCAGCAACCTGAGCCCTGCCGAGCAGGCGCGCCTGGCCAAGGAAAAGGAAAACGCCGAGCGTCAGGCTGCCCGCGACAAGGCCGCCAATGATGCAAAGGCTGAGGAAGCAAAGAAGGCGGAGGCCGAGAAGAAGGCCGCCGAGGAAGCCGAGAACGCCGAGAACCAGGGAGCGCTGAGCGACAAGGACCGCGAGGCTACCCACGTCACCGTCCTGAATAACTCCCCGATCGAGGGCCTGGCCGGGCGCACCGCCGACGGCCTGCGTGGCGAGAAGTGGGATGCGAAGACGATCGGTAACCTGCCGGGTTCCGCGTATGTCTTCCGCGAGTCCGTCGTGCTGTACCCGGCCGGCGACGCGAAGGCGAAGGCCGCGGCCGAGCAGATCGCCAAGGATCACGGCCTCGAGGCCCGTGAGCGCAACCGTGAGATCGACGATTCCCTCCGCGACGTCCAGCTGCTTGACGGTCCGGCGCCGGGCGCAGTGATTGTTGTCACGGTGAATGACATGTCTCGCTAG
- a CDS encoding GNAT family N-acetyltransferase, with product MKDHSAQQPGTAAAADNATTPHEVDTDLVAAAAGARRVPGLDFPLSRRTDPVSVRPGVRVVVRRVTGRLAESGRPEVSDVIGTLLSVDPLVVRPAPRKREPNTAAQEPVEIAAGSVVVLKTLSTKPVRNSDIRAVEEAIAHAFPGIENTWVEGWLCRAGDGITERSNTAVPLGPNAALQPVPVEGIKAFYAKHELPAALMVPDRIGRTAENLEGTRGPEIIVMTRELEDLDEAPALSGDAGLVHPNFAGQTLEIEVLDQPTEEWLSRYHFRGQPLPEHALELLRKRIDGTLGFAQVRIGGTLAAITRATITTTEAGRSFLGYSAVEVLPEFRRHGLATYLGRVLLHWGAGHGAAEAYLEVIETNTAGRGLYHELGFSEHHRHRSLQLD from the coding sequence ATGAAGGATCACTCCGCACAACAGCCAGGGACTGCCGCCGCAGCTGACAACGCGACCACGCCCCACGAGGTGGATACCGACCTCGTCGCCGCGGCCGCCGGCGCCCGGCGCGTCCCCGGCCTGGACTTCCCGCTCTCCCGCCGCACCGACCCGGTATCGGTACGCCCGGGCGTGCGGGTCGTGGTGCGCCGGGTGACGGGCCGACTCGCCGAGTCTGGCCGGCCGGAGGTCAGCGACGTCATTGGCACGCTGCTCAGCGTGGATCCGCTGGTCGTCCGCCCCGCACCCCGGAAGCGGGAGCCCAACACTGCAGCGCAGGAACCGGTGGAGATCGCGGCGGGCAGCGTCGTCGTCCTGAAAACCTTGAGCACCAAGCCGGTGCGCAACAGCGACATCCGGGCGGTGGAGGAAGCCATCGCCCACGCCTTCCCCGGCATCGAGAACACCTGGGTGGAGGGCTGGCTGTGCCGCGCGGGCGACGGAATCACCGAACGCTCCAACACCGCCGTGCCACTTGGCCCCAATGCAGCGCTGCAACCGGTGCCGGTGGAGGGAATCAAGGCCTTCTACGCCAAGCACGAGCTGCCCGCTGCCCTCATGGTGCCGGACCGCATCGGGCGGACCGCAGAGAACCTGGAGGGCACGCGCGGGCCGGAGATTATCGTCATGACCCGGGAGTTGGAAGATCTCGATGAGGCTCCGGCGCTCAGCGGTGACGCGGGCCTGGTGCACCCCAACTTCGCGGGCCAGACCCTGGAGATCGAGGTGCTGGACCAGCCCACCGAGGAGTGGCTCTCCCGCTACCACTTCCGCGGCCAACCGCTGCCCGAACATGCCCTGGAGCTGCTGCGCAAGCGCATCGACGGCACACTGGGCTTCGCGCAGGTCCGCATCGGCGGGACCCTGGCCGCGATCACCCGCGCGACAATCACCACCACCGAGGCCGGGCGCTCCTTCCTGGGCTACTCCGCGGTGGAAGTCCTGCCAGAGTTCCGACGCCACGGCCTGGCCACCTACCTGGGGCGAGTGCTGCTGCACTGGGGCGCGGGGCACGGCGCCGCAGAGGCCTACCTGGAGGTCATCGAGACCAATACCGCGGGCCGGGGGCTGTACCACGAGCTGGGCTTCTCCGAGCACCACCGGCACCGCAGCCTGCAGCTGGACTAA
- a CDS encoding DUF3263 domain-containing protein has product MSMPASVNPENSALSERERAMLEFERQWWRHPGAKGEAIQDRFGVKPVRYFQQLNRLIEKPEALDFDPVLVRTLLRRREE; this is encoded by the coding sequence ATGAGCATGCCAGCCTCCGTGAATCCCGAAAACTCTGCTCTGAGTGAGCGGGAGCGCGCCATGCTGGAGTTCGAGCGGCAATGGTGGCGGCACCCGGGGGCGAAGGGGGAGGCGATCCAGGATCGCTTCGGGGTGAAGCCGGTGCGCTATTTCCAGCAGCTGAATCGGTTGATTGAGAAGCCGGAGGCCCTGGACTTCGATCCGGTGTTGGTGCGCACTCTGCTGCGCCGCCGGGAGGAGTGA